From Punica granatum isolate Tunisia-2019 chromosome 1, ASM765513v2, whole genome shotgun sequence:
TCTGCATCTCGATTCTCCACCAcctcccctccctctctccctctctctctctctcgctcttcCCGTCGCCGGTGGCTGGAATCGCCGCAGAGGTGGATGTAAACCTTCTCCGTCGCCGTAGATTCAGGTCCCGATCTCATCAGGTAAGCGCGTCAGATCTCTGTTTCTCCCCGCGAATtcgatccgatccgatccaATCCAAGGTAGGGAAGGCACACGTTGagctcttcttcctcctttaGAAGATGAATTCGAACTTCGACTTCGATCTCGGGATCGGATCTAATAAGTCTAGATCCTTGAACGATCAGAAGAACAAGCCGGCTCCTTACTCGTACACGTCGGGATCCGCGGCGCAGCAGCCGAAGCCCGCGTGGCAGCCGAATAAGCCCTCGTGGACTCACCAGCCAGCTCCTACCCAGCCGTCCCGGGGCAACGCCGCCTCGCTCAACGGCCCGACCTCGATGGTCGGGGATATCTTTGGCAAGAGCTGGGGCTCGACGTCAGGACCTTCAGGGTCTGGGATCGGGGTTGTCGAGAAAAGCCCGAActtgttcggtgatttggtcAGCTCTGCTCTGGGGGGAAAGAGCAATAGCAATAGCAATGCACCCTTGAAGAATGCTCCGCCTGTGTCGGGCAATAAGAACGCTTATGCGATGGGTAATTTATCGGACTCACTGCCGAAACCTGCGCCTAATTCGGCGAATTCTGGTGGGAGCTGGGGATCTAACGGGAACTTCGGTTGTTCTACTAGCGCATATAAGAGCAATACTGGTGTTAATCTGAATGGCAGCAGTGCTGCTAAGAGCGCGAATATTGGGGGTCCGTCGATGAAAAGCATGTCTGGTGCTAGCAGTGGAATGAATTTGAATAAGGATCCATTCAGTAGCTTAGGTGGGTTTGGTGGGACGAAACAAGAAGGGGGCAATCTCAACTCAAGCAAGGCAGGGGCTAAGGCCAGCTCAGGAAATGGTTCTTTCGGAGATTTTCAGAATGCAGCAAAGTCGAGTACAGCCTCAGCCTTCCGATCATCCGGGTTCACAGCAAATAATAATGGCAGCTTCCCGACGCCCAATTTGAGTTCCAACTCCAAGATGGATGATTTTGGGATTAATTTTAGCTCGCCGAGTCAGGCCCCCCAGGCCGCTGCCCAGAGCTCCAACGTGGATCAGTTTGATTCCTTGTTCTCTTCATCCTCGGCCTCAGGTGGAGGCGGGGCCACCGCTTCTGAAGGGTTCGGGGGAGAGCAAATGGAGGATGATTGGGGATTTGGAGGAGGAAATGATAGTGGTGGAGCAACGACTGAGCTTGAGGGGCTTCCGCCTCCGCCTGCTGGGGTGTCAGCTTCTTCTGCAAAGAACAAGGGCCTGGACAATTATAAGCAGGGCCAGTATGCTGATGCTATTAAGTGGTTGTCGTGGGCAGAAGTTCTTCTTGCAAAAACAGGTGATGATGCAGCTGAAGTCCTAACTTGCCGAGCTTCGTGTTATAAAGAAGTCGGAGAGTACAAGAAGGCTGTGGCAGACTGTACAAAGGTATAAATTCTCTTGCCCTGTTTGGTGATGTAACTTTATTTCATAAAGACAGTGcatgatttttgaaaatggATAAATTAATTTGACATCAATCAAACTCCTTGGCATGGATCGGCTGAATATTGATAATTGTAAAATTGGTTGAAATGTTTGTGTAAGTATTCATTTTGCAATATACCTTCTGGAAGACATCAGTTCGGTCCTGTGTGTACGTTAGGTGGATTCTGCTGATACCGAATGATTGTGGGTTCTCTAGACAACTAAAGTGATAGGCAAGTTTAGATCTCTGTTGTCTCACTATGTCTAAGGATAGGAACAATGAATTGTTGAAAGATTGCTCCTGCCAACTATGTGCAAGATCTCGTATATTATTCATGGGTTCAATAGTGCGCGTTCTCAATCTTATTGGAGATCTGTGTTATAATGTGCAGGTGCTAGAACACGATGAGTCAAATGTAGTCGTTCTAGTACAGCGGGCCCTCCTTTACGAGAGCATGGAGAAGTACAGGCTCGGGGCTGAGGATCTGAGGACTGTGCTCAAGATCGATCCTGCGAACAGAATTGCCAGAAGCACCATTCACCGCCTGAACAAATTGGCAGACTAGAAGATCAATCCTTGGAGGTTCTATTTGTATCTAAAACATCTTCTGTGCTCATACAGATCATACTCTCTCGTTCTCAGAGCCTCTCTCCTGAAAATTACCACAGGAAAGTTATGATGAACATTTTGGTTGTTCCATTGGGATCATTTATTTGCTGCTTGTCTTTCCGAGGCGAAAATTTATTACACTATTGTATCATGTTTGCTTTCTTTTGTTGCGAGCAACACAGATTATTTCTTCCTTGTAACTTCATAAGGGCTTCGGGTTTGTCAATTGAGcttgtagtttttttttcttctttttccattcattTACGTTGCCTGCAATTTTCTGGTCTGTATAACTATGATGCTGATGCTATCTGTTACTACAAGAAAGAAATGACCGTGTAGGATGACTTTTAAGAGTCGATTACTACTTTCAGTTCGGTTGTTCGAATTGTTCTGTACCATTTTCCGTTTTATTCAGTTCGGTGGTTTTCTGATCAAAGTGTGGTACCATTTCCGGCTCATTTGCACAAGACGGGGACTGTTCTTGGAAACTTGCAAAGTTGCCCAAAATGCATTGTTTGGTGCAGTTGCACCTCTCTGCAACTCACTAATTGGAAAACCCATATGAAATCCAAGTCTTTTCTTCTACAGTCTTAATCTGTATAAACAAAATCGGACAACGGAACTTCTACGGTCGCTTTATGTAACTAGGATGTTCAAGCCATCTGATCTGATCGATTCAAGTGGTGGCACCATATCAGTCGGAATTGATGGTCCAGAGAAGTCGAGTTCAGCCGTTGTAGGTTATCATGGAATTTCCTAGCCTATAGAACCAGGAGTTGCAAGAGGTGATGCCATCGGAGAATCAGATTGTAACTAGGAAAAAGCTCGAGACAACTACGAGTTCTTCTGCTCAATTCTAGCCCATTTCAGATGAATTTCGGCCTTTGAATGTAAAGCAGCCCGAGCAATTCGCGTGCATGTCCAAGGATTTGCCTTTCTCTTGGTAGTTTACTCGTTCGTCGGAGCTCTGGGCGTTTTGAGTTCCATTACAAGGTGTTTCTGTTCAAACATTTCTGCCTAAGCAAAAGTACTAGGTCTCAAACTTTCAAAAGCATCTCATATTTCACCATGTTCACTGTCATATGATATCCGTATAAACTAACAACAACATAGTGGTAAGCTCGGCACTATGCTGGTGTGGTATACTAACACTCCAGCAAGCAGACATCTAATGAACTTCTCAATCCTCCACTCATCCCAACCTACTACTATGGAGAAACCAGCATCTCGGAACAGGAATGGATCCACATTAACACTGATGCTGCTTGGACAACAAACAAATCTTGCTTGGTAGGAATCATGTGCAATGCGAATCAACCAATATCCTACTCTTGGTTCTCTCTGACTGAGGCTGCCTCCCCTATACAAGCTGAAGCGAAAGCTGTGCTGCTGGCTATCTCGTTAGTGCTTGATCGTGGATGGAAGAAAATTTGGATATATACTGATGCCCTTTTGCTAGTTGATGCTATCCATAGACTGTCGTCCCATTGGGAAACTAAGAGTATTGTCTCGGACATAGTTAAttttttgcttcttttctCATATTGAAAATGTACGTGGATATCACGTTCCGATAACCCTATTGCCCATGATTTAGGCCAATATGGCctcaaatcagattttgattcatTTTGTAGGGTAGAGGATTATCCGGTTGCAGATGTATCTTTATTTTCGTCATAATGTTATCTTAACcttacttattaaaaaaaaaaaaaacatagtgGTAAGCTCGGCATGCCGTGGCAGGGGAAGGTCCACTGACCTCCTATCCACAACTATGATGCAGCTCCAGCTTGAAACGTTACCATTCTCCgaaacagaaaacaatgcactgTAATTCCGTAATCAATTGGCATACTGCTTGACTCCGTAtaattctttcttttgataGTAAAAGACTATTGAAAATCTAAAGGCCGCAGGGATAAACCGGAGCAAACTCCAAgggaattaaaaattttgggaAGCTTGCTTTGCCAAACAGATCACAGTCAATATGGATCGGTATGGCGTGCTTATAAGTCAGTCACTGTCATAAGAAATCCGAAGAAGAAAGGACGAGACTGGGAGTCACTATCCGCAGACAGTGGACCCCTGTCTGGATCTCGATATACATGATGCAATTTAGCTACAAAGTCATTGCATCCGCGTCTCAAGAAAGGAGACTGTCGATTCTATCATAAGGCATGGAGCAGAAGTGAATATTTTTTCGAAACCGACCCGATGCGATTACGGATAGAATTCTGTTGTCCAGTGCAGTAATGTAAGCATCCCACCTCGAGGACAGACCACAGAAATGGCTTTTCCCACTGGAGATGTGAGGAAAGACAGACAGAGACCGACCAATGCTGAGAGCGTGACTGTTAGCAGGGCTTTTCGTCTGTTTCTTGAGGAAGAGAAGGAACGAAAGCCGTACTTATGAACGTATATGAGCTGATGAAGAGTGAAAACAGAAAATATGGGAaaccgttttttttttttataaatggtAGAGACTTTcattaatcaaaataaattacatcACGACCATTTACCCAGTACAAATCAAGAGTCTCCAAGCTAAACCCAAAATGGTAAACCAATTAGCCCTAAGCAGAGTCAAGAGAGTTAAACATGTGGCCTACTAAGATAGAATTTACAATTTTGTAAGAAACCCGGGGAAGTGTAGACAATTTAGCTTTCACATCTGCAAAGATCTTTCGGACAATAGCCACTGGCGGTGTGATCTACATTTGATAAATCCTAGCATTCATCTCATGCCATAGACAATATATGTAATGAGTCCATAGAAGCTTTAAGCAAAGAACATCGAGTTTCCTGCCACAAAGAGATGAGATCCAACATAGTTCTACAGTCCAACTCACTATAGTTCGGTGCTGGCCAATTTGAGCCAGTAAACTTCTCCAAATTCCTTGGGTGGCTGGATATTCAAAAAAGATATGGTCGCGAGTCTCCCACTGCAAACTACAAAATTCACATTCAGCTACCAAGGGCTGAATTCTCCATTTTAAAATGTGGTCCTTTGTAGCTAATCTATTATGTACAGAAAGCCAACTAACAAAAGAAGAACGGGGGAGGTGTCCATTGAACCAAATTGCATCACTCCATTCCATTCTAGAACCTCTAATTCTGAAGCACTGCCAAGCATTGGCGACAGAGAACTCCCCAGACTTGTGGGGAGTCCATAGAACTCTATCATGGTCTGAAGACTCAAGTGCTACGGCCAAGTCCCGGATTATACTTGTTTGCGGGTCTGAGCTCCTCGGCCAATGCCACTGGCCTCCCACCAGAACTGCGCTCACTTTTGCATGTTCACTGAGTGAAGGAAAGCACTGTAGTCCTCTGCAACAATATTTGATCAAGGGGCCAACTGGAAGCCAGGAGCTATACCAAAATGACACAACACACTTTCACCCATATCAGCCCATTTCTTCTTTACATCCCCCCGTTTTCCATTTCCTGTAGTGGCCAGCTCACCTGATAATCTGAagattttctatttaattCTCGTAATGAACTACAAGTACATGTTATGACTCTTTATtagatttttcaatttctttgtACTAGATCCATGACttataacaaatatatatatatatatatatatatatatatatgatacaaCAAGCATATTAAGATGCATGGAGGGAATGCTTAATCCGATTAGATTTGTTGGATGTGAGTTTCAGCTGATTCTTAACTATATAAAAAACGCATTTTTTGAATGTTACTATAGCCGGTCTTGTCCAGAAGGCTCCAAACCGTGTAAATTTGTAGTTTTCAATGCGTAGCAGGTCCTTCGAGCTTAATTGAAGATCGAGCGTTGAGTTTGTTGAGGTAACTATCGAGTTACGCACCATCATCCGATCATACTAGTATGTGATTATAGCTATTACGTAAAAGCCTGATCTGATTATTTGGCGTTTGTATGGATTGTAAATGCAAATAACTTGCAATTAATTACTCGGCAAATAGGCAGCCGAGTTAAGCATATGTTGAGAGGTCAATTATCCAATCGGTGAAGGAAAGATTCTTGTATAGTCACATAGAGAGGATGATACTCGTGCCATCTTCACTTGGCATAACCATGCGAATAATGTGACATACTTCTAACGGTTCGACTAACCGATACTTTCGGGCATTAACATATTTTTAACAATtccttccccccccccccccccccccccccccccccccaatcCAACAGGCTAGTCGGGGATGCACTTTTATGTCGGAATTGACGGGAAAAAAATACGATAAGAAGTGAGAAAATTCCCAAATTGGGATGGACAAGAGGAAGGAAATGAAGTGACCGCAAGGCTGATGGCATAACTTGTAATACATGTCAAGAACAGGTCCATATCATGTGAGGTACTGCTCCAATATGCAGCCTCTCTCCTTTTTTCCGTTGTTTCAGCGACTTTATTTTCTGGATTTCTGCAATAATTCTACTCTTTATTTTAAAGAAACCATGGCTTAATTCAAAcggtttttcgttttttttcttaaatacgGTTTTAAAGTATTTCTCACGGTAAGAGAGTTTTATTCCTTAGTGAGGTACACAGCTTGAATTGGATTAATCATAGAGCCTATTAAATATCTAAATATCATGAGCACACCGAAAAGAAATACTTTTTTTAGGTGTGTACCTTAGTATTCGCAAAATCAGCGAGCCTCGACTAATCTAGTTTGAATCAAGTCGATCAACTAAAAGGGTAAAGCTCTAcaaacatgaattttctccatttacaatATCAAAACCTAGACTTTGTTTAAGTAAAATAAGTtacgaaccgcttgaaccaacccataTTAGTCaaaaatactttttcttaataaagaaaaagtcaCATTAAGGAAATCCATGCTAATGTGGGTTAATTAAAACGCTTATTTATCTTAAATAAGGTTATGGATTCgactcttttattttttagtgagCTATCCGGCTCTATTTGTAATGATCGGAGAGCCTATTGAAAATCTAGATAGCaggatttctttttcttgacaaagaaattaattatttacttACCTATTTatggatttatttatttttttggtaggctaattatatatttatattttattgagcCTCTTGACGTTGACGGGCGTTATGCTGAGCAGAGAATGGCAGGCGCTCGCACCAAACTGAGGCGGCTACCGTCAGTGATCCCTAATCACGCACCGCCACGCAGAGAAACAAGTAACCCCTTCTCAGGCGTCACCATTCCTGTGGACCCaactcacttttttttttcttatgacAAATTGACTCCGACTAACTCAAACATATGAGTTTAATCAGTTCAATAACGCTAAATTAAATTGTCAATTTTCTTCATGACATTGATATTCGAATCTGATATCTTATTTaagtaaatgaaaatatagaaTCACTTGCACCAACCCCCATTAGTGGATATTCAACTCACCTGAAATCAACTAATCGTAGAAGGTCAATGTTATATCAAAATAGCACCGGAGtttaatcatatataaaacaaataaacaaagaaattataattataatacatatataatagaataatGAAAGAGATAATTGTGAGATTTAGAGTTCAAACCTCTTTCGTTCCAATAATATATGAGctatatattaagaaaagGTCCCATAGGTTACCTGGTTAGTTGGA
This genomic window contains:
- the LOC116188458 gene encoding uncharacterized transmembrane protein DDB_G0289901, with product MNSNFDFDLGIGSNKSRSLNDQKNKPAPYSYTSGSAAQQPKPAWQPNKPSWTHQPAPTQPSRGNAASLNGPTSMVGDIFGKSWGSTSGPSGSGIGVVEKSPNLFGDLVSSALGGKSNSNSNAPLKNAPPVSGNKNAYAMGNLSDSLPKPAPNSANSGGSWGSNGNFGCSTSAYKSNTGVNLNGSSAAKSANIGGPSMKSMSGASSGMNLNKDPFSSLGGFGGTKQEGGNLNSSKAGAKASSGNGSFGDFQNAAKSSTASAFRSSGFTANNNGSFPTPNLSSNSKMDDFGINFSSPSQAPQAAAQSSNVDQFDSLFSSSSASGGGGATASEGFGGEQMEDDWGFGGGNDSGGATTELEGLPPPPAGVSASSAKNKGLDNYKQGQYADAIKWLSWAEVLLAKTGDDAAEVLTCRASCYKEVGEYKKAVADCTKVLEHDESNVVVLVQRALLYESMEKYRLGAEDLRTVLKIDPANRIARSTIHRLNKLAD